In one window of Pseudomonas benzenivorans DNA:
- a CDS encoding DUF1631 domain-containing protein, which yields MKTDAKVVHLSKVASAQSPTSPVGRLPVALIQVRDKAAQQLKQALQALFDNADDTLFEMADRATSNSEQNAFFEAMRDLRLKRKNIERGFLQKVFESFSSLNQYEVGTPPALDAVSFDSLSLVQNDELEETVALDAMVAKVMSRDSMAVGHLSTRLNALVSKKLDDRSNPLGPTALCEFFLEACSGLGVEIKVKLIIFKLFEKYVLGDLDQLYAEANQALAAAGVLPELKSAPVRRQTGRPAGSMQGEREAGGAPAAGDYDEQSVQEVFGALQQLLSQARGSVVPLRETPAGAQPISSHDLMRLLSYMQQRAPAQASDDFDLREQLGSLLSRASAKSGKARVVGEVDEDVINLVAMLFEFILDDRTLPDSLKALIGRLQIPMLKVAVLDKTFFGRGSHPARRLLNEIASAALGWSEQDDAQRDSLYQKIEQVVQRLLNDFVDDPAIFSELLADFLAFTGDERRRSELLEQRTRDAEEGSARAELARRQVEQALNERLLGKTLPEVVVRLLQEAWSKVLLLTCLKHGVESAEWQAALATMDDLVWSVTPHEDPEARLRLLELVPGLLKALREGMASAAFDPFSTGEFFGQLEALHVQAFQRFKQPLVEVEAELDEEQRAALAEVGIDLPLLELPNEDEEPEAEALPMVAVVEEIVLQAPGQQRSTEPEVTLPDDDESLLQVDNLRVGSWVEFQEDDEHKLRCKLAAVIKPTGKYIFVNRTGMKVLEKTRMGLAVEFRRCAIRLLDDALLFDRALESVIGNLRRLKGT from the coding sequence ATGAAGACTGATGCGAAAGTGGTGCACCTGAGCAAGGTGGCCTCTGCGCAATCGCCCACTTCGCCGGTAGGAAGACTGCCCGTGGCGCTCATCCAGGTGCGTGACAAGGCTGCGCAACAGCTCAAACAGGCACTGCAGGCGTTGTTCGACAATGCCGACGATACCTTGTTCGAGATGGCCGACCGGGCCACCAGCAACTCCGAGCAGAATGCCTTCTTCGAGGCCATGCGCGATCTGCGGCTGAAACGCAAGAATATCGAACGCGGCTTCCTGCAGAAGGTCTTCGAGTCCTTCTCCAGCCTCAATCAGTACGAGGTCGGTACGCCCCCAGCCTTGGATGCGGTGTCCTTCGACAGCCTGTCCCTGGTGCAGAACGACGAGCTGGAGGAGACGGTGGCGCTGGACGCCATGGTCGCCAAGGTCATGAGCCGTGACAGCATGGCGGTCGGCCACCTGAGCACGCGGCTCAATGCCCTGGTCAGCAAGAAGCTCGACGATCGCAGCAACCCCCTCGGCCCCACCGCGCTCTGCGAGTTCTTCCTGGAGGCCTGCAGCGGCCTGGGCGTGGAGATCAAGGTCAAGCTGATCATCTTCAAATTGTTCGAGAAGTATGTGCTGGGGGACCTCGATCAGCTGTATGCCGAGGCCAATCAGGCGCTTGCCGCCGCGGGCGTGCTGCCGGAGCTGAAGTCGGCGCCGGTGCGCCGCCAGACCGGGCGCCCGGCTGGCTCGATGCAGGGCGAGCGTGAGGCGGGCGGTGCGCCGGCCGCCGGCGACTACGACGAACAGAGCGTGCAGGAAGTCTTCGGTGCGCTGCAGCAGCTGCTGTCCCAGGCCCGTGGCAGCGTCGTTCCGCTGCGCGAGACGCCGGCCGGTGCTCAGCCTATCTCCAGTCATGACCTGATGCGCTTGCTGTCCTACATGCAGCAGCGTGCGCCGGCCCAGGCCAGCGATGACTTCGACCTGCGCGAGCAGCTGGGTAGCCTGCTCAGCCGCGCCAGCGCCAAGAGCGGCAAGGCCCGGGTGGTCGGTGAAGTCGATGAGGATGTGATCAATCTGGTGGCGATGCTGTTCGAGTTCATCCTCGACGATCGCACCCTGCCGGATTCGTTGAAGGCGCTGATCGGGCGGTTGCAGATCCCGATGCTCAAGGTCGCGGTACTCGACAAGACCTTCTTCGGCCGTGGCAGCCACCCGGCGCGCCGCCTGCTCAACGAGATCGCCTCGGCGGCGTTGGGCTGGAGCGAACAGGACGACGCTCAGCGCGACAGCCTGTACCAGAAGATCGAGCAGGTGGTGCAGCGCCTGCTCAACGATTTCGTCGATGACCCCGCGATCTTTTCCGAGTTGCTCGCCGACTTTCTCGCATTCACCGGCGACGAGCGTCGGCGTAGCGAACTGCTCGAGCAGCGTACCCGCGATGCCGAAGAGGGCAGTGCCCGGGCCGAGCTGGCTCGGCGCCAGGTCGAGCAGGCGCTGAATGAGCGGCTGCTCGGCAAGACCCTGCCGGAGGTGGTGGTGCGTCTGTTGCAGGAGGCCTGGAGCAAGGTGCTGCTGCTGACCTGCCTGAAGCACGGTGTGGAGTCGGCCGAATGGCAGGCGGCCTTGGCGACCATGGACGACCTGGTGTGGAGCGTGACGCCCCACGAGGATCCGGAGGCGCGTTTGCGCCTGCTGGAGCTGGTGCCCGGGCTGCTCAAGGCCCTGCGCGAGGGCATGGCCAGCGCGGCGTTCGATCCGTTCTCCACCGGCGAGTTCTTCGGTCAGCTGGAGGCACTGCATGTGCAGGCGTTCCAGCGATTCAAGCAGCCCCTGGTCGAGGTCGAGGCGGAGCTGGACGAAGAGCAGCGCGCGGCCCTGGCCGAGGTCGGCATCGACCTGCCGCTGCTGGAGCTGCCGAATGAGGATGAGGAGCCGGAGGCCGAGGCGTTGCCGATGGTCGCCGTGGTCGAAGAGATCGTTTTGCAGGCACCCGGCCAGCAGCGCTCAACGGAGCCGGAGGTGACCCTGCCGGACGATGACGAGTCGTTGCTGCAGGTGGACAACCTGCGCGTGGGCAGCTGGGTCGAGTTCCAGGAAGACGATGAGCATAAGTTGCGCTGCAAGCTGGCGGCGGTGATCAAGCCGACCGGCAAGTACATCTTCGTCAATCGCACCGGCATGAAGGTCTTGGAGAAAACCCGTATGGGGCTGGCCGTGGAGTTTCGCCGCTGCGCCATCCGCCTGCTCGATGACGCGCTGTTGTTCGACCGGGCCCTGGAATCGGTGATCGGTAACCTGCGCAGGCTCAAGGGCACCTGA
- the nadC gene encoding carboxylating nicotinate-nucleotide diphosphorylase, with protein MPNLTLAELTAEIEANVRRALTEDIGSGDITAQLIPAQRLAHATVITREAAVVCGTAWVDAVFRQLDPRVTVHWEVRDGERVAPNQALFHLEGPARALLTGERSALNFLQTLSAVATRCRHYADLVQGTGVKLLDTRKTLPGLRLAQKYAVTCGGCHNHRIGLYDAFLIKENHIAACGGIAEAVQAARQIAPGKPVEVEVESLEELRQALDAGADIVMLDELSLEDMRQAVAITQGRAKLEASGGVNESTLRTIAETGVDYVSIGTLTKDVKAVDLSMRLAL; from the coding sequence ATGCCCAACCTTACCCTCGCCGAACTGACCGCCGAAATCGAGGCCAACGTGCGCCGCGCCCTGACCGAGGACATCGGCAGCGGCGACATCACCGCGCAACTGATCCCGGCCCAGCGCCTGGCTCACGCCACGGTGATCACCCGCGAGGCGGCGGTGGTGTGCGGCACGGCCTGGGTCGACGCGGTGTTCCGCCAGCTCGATCCGCGGGTCACGGTGCACTGGGAAGTCCGCGATGGCGAACGGGTGGCGCCCAACCAGGCGCTGTTCCACCTGGAGGGCCCGGCCCGCGCCCTGCTGACCGGCGAGCGCAGCGCCCTGAACTTCCTGCAGACCCTCTCCGCCGTGGCCACCCGCTGCCGGCACTACGCCGACCTGGTGCAAGGCACCGGGGTGAAGCTGCTCGACACCCGCAAGACCCTGCCCGGCCTGCGCCTGGCGCAGAAATACGCGGTCACCTGCGGCGGCTGCCACAACCACCGCATCGGCCTGTACGACGCCTTCCTGATCAAGGAAAACCACATCGCCGCCTGCGGCGGCATCGCCGAGGCGGTGCAGGCCGCCCGGCAGATCGCCCCGGGCAAGCCGGTGGAGGTGGAGGTGGAAAGCCTGGAAGAACTGCGCCAGGCCCTGGACGCCGGCGCCGACATCGTCATGCTCGACGAGCTTTCATTGGAGGACATGCGCCAGGCCGTAGCCATCACCCAGGGCCGCGCCAAGCTGGAAGCGTCCGGCGGGGTCAACGAGAGCACCTTGCGCACCATCGCCGAGACCGGGGTGGACTATGTGTCGATCGGCACCCTGACCAAGGATGTCAAGGCGGTGGATTTGTCGATGCGGCTGGCGCTGTAG
- the pilB gene encoding type IV-A pilus assembly ATPase PilB → MNESMSLTGLAKQMVNAQLLDEKSALQAQSQAKRNQVPLVTYLVQNKLVKSRALAELASEQFGVAFFDLGAIDKEGQPRDLVSEKLVRQHRVLPLYRRGNKLFIGVSDPTNHQAVTDIQFSTGLNTEAILVEDDKLGEAIDRFFESANSGMEDLADVDLDGLDVQAVDEDAQNDAASGQEADDAPVVRFVNKMLLDAIKGGSSDLHFEPYEKVYRVRLRTDGMLHEVARPPIQLAPRISARLKVMAALDISERRKPQDGRIKMKISKTKAIDFRVNTLPTLWGEKIVMRILDPSSAQMGIDALGYEEDQKELYMTALKQPQGMILVTGPTGSGKTVSLYTGLNILNTPDVNISTAEDPVEINLEGINQVNVNPKQGMDFSQALRAFLRQDPDIIMVGEIRDLETAEIAIKAAQTGHMVMSTLHTNSAAETLTRLRNMGVPAFNIATSVNLIIAQRLARKLCSSCKKEMDIPREALLEEGFKENQIGTFKIYAPVGCDNCKGGYKGRVGIYEVVKITPALQRIIMEEGNSIDIAAQMRKDGFNDLRTSALVKAAQGVTSLEEVNRVTKD, encoded by the coding sequence ATGAACGAAAGCATGTCCCTCACCGGACTGGCCAAACAGATGGTGAATGCCCAACTGCTCGACGAGAAGAGCGCACTTCAGGCCCAGTCCCAAGCCAAGCGCAACCAGGTTCCTCTGGTGACCTACCTGGTGCAGAATAAGCTGGTTAAGAGTCGCGCCCTCGCTGAGCTGGCATCCGAGCAGTTCGGCGTGGCCTTTTTCGACCTCGGTGCGATCGACAAGGAGGGCCAGCCCAGAGACCTGGTCAGCGAGAAGCTGGTCCGACAACACCGCGTCCTGCCACTCTATCGCCGTGGCAATAAGCTGTTTATCGGCGTATCCGACCCCACCAACCACCAGGCCGTAACCGATATCCAGTTCAGCACCGGCCTGAACACCGAGGCCATCCTGGTCGAGGACGACAAGCTCGGCGAGGCTATCGACAGGTTCTTCGAGTCCGCCAATAGCGGCATGGAGGATCTGGCGGACGTCGACCTGGATGGACTGGACGTCCAGGCCGTCGACGAGGACGCGCAAAACGATGCTGCCAGCGGCCAGGAAGCGGACGATGCTCCGGTCGTGCGCTTCGTCAACAAGATGCTGCTCGACGCCATCAAGGGCGGCTCCTCCGACCTGCATTTCGAGCCCTACGAGAAGGTCTATCGAGTGCGCCTGCGCACCGACGGCATGCTCCACGAGGTAGCCCGCCCCCCCATCCAGCTGGCGCCGCGCATCTCCGCACGCCTCAAGGTGATGGCCGCCCTGGACATCTCCGAGCGGCGCAAGCCGCAGGATGGCCGGATCAAGATGAAAATATCCAAGACCAAGGCCATCGACTTTCGCGTCAACACCCTGCCGACCCTATGGGGCGAGAAGATCGTGATGCGCATCCTCGACCCGAGCAGCGCGCAGATGGGCATCGACGCCCTGGGCTACGAGGAGGACCAGAAGGAACTGTACATGACGGCCCTCAAGCAGCCCCAGGGCATGATCCTGGTGACCGGCCCTACCGGCTCGGGCAAGACCGTCTCCCTCTACACCGGCCTGAACATCCTCAACACCCCAGACGTGAATATCTCCACCGCCGAAGACCCCGTGGAGATCAACCTGGAAGGCATCAACCAGGTCAACGTCAACCCCAAGCAGGGCATGGACTTCTCCCAGGCCCTGCGCGCCTTCCTGCGTCAGGACCCGGACATCATCATGGTCGGCGAGATTCGCGACCTGGAGACTGCCGAGATCGCCATCAAGGCCGCCCAGACCGGTCATATGGTCATGTCCACCCTGCACACCAACAGCGCCGCGGAAACTCTCACCCGCTTGCGCAACATGGGCGTGCCTGCGTTCAACATCGCCACCTCGGTCAATCTGATCATCGCCCAGCGCCTGGCACGCAAACTGTGCAGCAGCTGCAAGAAGGAAATGGACATCCCCCGCGAGGCCCTGCTCGAGGAAGGTTTCAAGGAAAACCAGATCGGCACCTTCAAGATCTACGCCCCGGTCGGTTGCGACAACTGCAAGGGCGGCTACAAGGGCCGCGTCGGGATTTATGAAGTGGTTAAAATCACGCCAGCCCTGCAGCGGATTATCATGGAGGAAGGTAACTCCATCGATATCGCCGCGCAGATGCGCAAAGACGGCTTTAATGACCTACGCACCTCGGCACTGGTAAAAGCCGCGCAAGGCGTCACCAGCCTCGAGGAAGTCAACCGCGTGACCAAGGACTAA
- a CDS encoding type II secretion system F family protein, protein MAEKALKTSIFSWEGKDRKGAIVKGELSGQNPALVKAQLRKQGINPTKVRKKAASLFNAGKKIKPLDIALFTRQMATMMKAGVPLLQSFDIIGEGFNNPNMRKLVDNLKQEVAAGNSFAAALRKQPQYFDDLYCNLVDSGEQAGALETLLDRVATYKEKTEALKAKIKKAMTYPIAVIVVAVIVTVILLIKVVPAFESVFKGFGAELPAFTQMVLGLSYALQEWWFILVIGLFVFAFTFKEAHRRSEKFRNTLDRSQLKLPIIGDILYKSAVARYARTLSTTFAAGVPLVDALDSVSGATGNVVFKNAVAKIKQDVSSGTQLNFSMRTVGIFPSMAVQMTAIGEESGALDEMLSKVATFYEDEVDNLVDNLATLMEPMIMAVLGVLVGGLIIAMYLPIFQLGNVVGG, encoded by the coding sequence ATGGCGGAAAAAGCACTCAAGACCAGCATATTCAGCTGGGAAGGCAAAGACAGAAAAGGCGCCATAGTCAAGGGGGAACTCAGTGGGCAGAACCCCGCACTGGTAAAAGCGCAGCTGCGCAAGCAGGGCATCAACCCGACCAAGGTGCGCAAGAAGGCCGCCTCACTGTTCAATGCCGGCAAGAAGATCAAACCGCTGGACATCGCCCTGTTCACCCGACAGATGGCCACCATGATGAAGGCCGGCGTGCCCCTGCTGCAATCCTTCGACATCATCGGCGAGGGCTTCAACAATCCCAATATGCGCAAGCTGGTGGACAACCTCAAACAGGAGGTGGCAGCGGGCAACTCCTTCGCCGCCGCGCTACGCAAGCAGCCGCAATACTTCGACGACCTCTATTGCAATCTGGTGGACTCCGGCGAGCAGGCCGGAGCCCTGGAGACCCTGCTGGATCGTGTTGCCACCTATAAGGAAAAGACCGAGGCGCTCAAAGCCAAGATCAAGAAGGCAATGACCTACCCCATCGCCGTGATCGTGGTAGCCGTCATCGTCACTGTCATTCTGCTGATAAAGGTCGTCCCGGCATTCGAAAGCGTATTCAAAGGCTTTGGCGCCGAGCTTCCCGCCTTCACGCAGATGGTTTTGGGACTTTCCTACGCCTTGCAGGAATGGTGGTTTATCTTAGTTATTGGCCTGTTTGTCTTTGCCTTTACCTTTAAGGAAGCACATAGGCGCTCAGAGAAGTTCCGCAACACCCTCGATCGCTCACAGCTTAAATTGCCGATCATCGGCGATATTCTCTACAAGTCCGCAGTTGCGCGCTATGCGAGGACCCTGTCCACCACCTTCGCCGCGGGCGTCCCCCTGGTCGATGCCCTGGACTCGGTTTCCGGCGCCACCGGCAATGTGGTTTTCAAGAATGCCGTGGCCAAGATCAAGCAAGACGTCTCCAGCGGCACTCAACTCAATTTCTCGATGCGCACCGTCGGAATATTCCCGAGCATGGCCGTCCAGATGACCGCGATCGGCGAGGAGTCGGGCGCATTGGACGAGATGCTGAGCAAGGTCGCGACCTTCTACGAGGACGAAGTGGACAACCTGGTCGACAACCTGGCCACCCTGATGGAACCCATGATCATGGCCGTGCTCGGCGTACTGGTCGGCGGCCTGATCATCGCCATGTACCTGCCGATCTTCCAGCTGGGTAACGTAGTAGGTGGGTAA
- a CDS encoding prepilin peptidase: MSFVDILAGNMPAFVLCVFLLGLLIGSFLNVVIYRLPKMMQRDWQAQAREILELPDEPAGGTFNLILPHSSCPHCGHEIRPWENIPVLSYLALRGKCSSCKAPISLRYPLVELACGLLSAYVAWHFGFTWQAGAMLLLTWGLLAMSLIDADHQLLPDALVLPLLWLGLIANAFGLFASLDDALWGAVAGYLSLWSVYWLFKLVTGKEGMGYGDFKLLAMLGAWGGWQVLPLTILLSSLVGAVLGVIMLRLRNAETSTPIPFGPYLAIAGWIALLWGEQITGTYLQFAGFR; this comes from the coding sequence ATGAGTTTCGTTGACATTCTGGCCGGCAATATGCCGGCCTTTGTTTTGTGCGTTTTTCTGCTCGGCCTGCTGATTGGCAGCTTCCTCAACGTAGTGATCTATCGCCTGCCGAAGATGATGCAGCGCGACTGGCAGGCCCAGGCGCGGGAGATCCTGGAGCTGCCGGATGAGCCAGCCGGCGGCACCTTCAACCTGATCCTGCCCCACTCCAGCTGCCCGCACTGCGGCCACGAGATTCGCCCCTGGGAGAACATCCCGGTGCTGAGCTATCTGGCGCTGCGCGGCAAATGCTCAAGCTGCAAGGCGCCCATCAGCCTGCGCTACCCCCTGGTGGAGCTGGCCTGCGGCCTGCTGTCGGCCTATGTCGCCTGGCATTTCGGCTTCACCTGGCAGGCTGGAGCCATGCTGTTGCTGACTTGGGGCCTGCTGGCGATGAGCCTGATCGACGCCGACCACCAGCTGCTGCCGGACGCGCTGGTATTACCGCTGCTGTGGCTGGGCCTGATCGCCAACGCCTTCGGCCTATTTGCCAGCCTGGACGATGCCCTGTGGGGCGCCGTCGCCGGCTACCTGAGCCTGTGGTCGGTGTACTGGCTGTTCAAACTGGTCACCGGCAAGGAGGGCATGGGCTACGGCGACTTCAAGCTATTGGCCATGCTCGGCGCCTGGGGCGGCTGGCAGGTGCTGCCGCTGACCATCCTGCTGTCGTCGCTGGTCGGCGCAGTGCTCGGAGTGATCATGCTGCGCCTGCGCAATGCCGAGACCAGCACCCCGATCCCTTTCGGCCCCTATCTGGCGATAGCCGGCTGGATCGCCCTGCTCTGGGGCGAGCAGATCACCGGCACCTACCTGCAGTTCGCAGGATTCCGCTAA
- the coaE gene encoding dephospho-CoA kinase (Dephospho-CoA kinase (CoaE) performs the final step in coenzyme A biosynthesis.), with protein sequence MTPWILGLTGGIGSGKSAVAQHFIEQGVHLVDADQAARWVVEPGRPALAQIAEHFGAEVLQADGQLNRAALRSRVFTDAAERRWLEALLHPLIRQEITDYLARAESPYAVLVSPLLIESGQHELTQRILVVDAPEQLRIERTIQRDQTTAEQVQAILKAQASREERLRHADDILVNDRDLDWLRSEVERLHTFYLSLRGGQP encoded by the coding sequence ATGACGCCCTGGATTCTGGGCCTTACCGGCGGTATCGGCAGCGGCAAGAGCGCGGTTGCACAGCACTTCATCGAGCAGGGTGTGCATCTGGTGGACGCCGATCAGGCCGCCCGCTGGGTGGTCGAGCCCGGCCGGCCGGCATTGGCGCAGATAGCCGAGCATTTCGGCGCCGAAGTCCTGCAGGCCGACGGCCAACTGAATCGCGCCGCCCTGCGCTCACGGGTGTTCACCGATGCCGCTGAGCGCCGCTGGCTGGAGGCGCTGCTGCACCCGCTTATCCGCCAGGAGATCACCGATTACCTGGCCCGGGCCGAATCCCCCTACGCGGTGCTGGTGTCGCCACTGCTGATCGAGTCGGGCCAGCACGAACTGACCCAGCGCATACTGGTGGTCGACGCCCCGGAGCAGCTGCGCATAGAGCGCACCATACAACGCGACCAGACCACCGCCGAGCAGGTCCAGGCCATCCTCAAGGCACAGGCCAGCCGGGAAGAGCGGCTGCGCCATGCCGACGACATTCTGGTCAACGACCGCGACCTGGACTGGTTGCGCAGCGAAGTCGAACGCCTGCACACTTTTTATCTCAGCCTACGCGGAGGCCAGCCATGA
- the yacG gene encoding DNA gyrase inhibitor YacG, with protein MNAPTTVACPTCGAPVEWGPQSPSRPFCSERCKLIDLGAWASEEHAIPGNELEDDLFSGELPPRKH; from the coding sequence ATGAACGCACCCACCACAGTCGCCTGCCCCACCTGCGGCGCCCCCGTGGAATGGGGGCCGCAGAGCCCGAGCCGGCCCTTCTGCTCCGAGCGCTGCAAGCTGATAGACCTGGGCGCCTGGGCCTCGGAAGAGCACGCCATTCCCGGCAACGAGCTGGAGGACGACCTGTTTTCCGGCGAGCTGCCGCCACGCAAGCACTGA
- a CDS encoding energy-coupling factor ABC transporter permease, producing MIAAALLSPASLWSGWLLYLPALLWALWRAPWLELCSDLRRQHLLCGTAFALVLLWLVRRDFDSGLSYHLIGMTAVTLLLDWPLAILAGFAAQLGLLALGRQELAALGVNGVLLVLLPVLITEACALRVERAQPRNLFVYIFCCGFFPAALAALLCVLFGLGVLWVDGLYPMPHWLGDFVGYLWLVVFPEAFTNGMVVTALVVFCPDWLETFNRTRYLSAPWKDDER from the coding sequence ATGATCGCGGCCGCGTTGCTTTCACCCGCTAGCCTGTGGAGCGGCTGGCTGCTGTATCTCCCCGCGCTGCTCTGGGCCCTGTGGCGCGCGCCATGGCTGGAGCTGTGCAGCGATCTGCGCCGGCAGCACCTGCTGTGCGGTACGGCGTTCGCGTTGGTCTTGCTGTGGCTGGTACGCCGCGACTTCGACTCCGGGCTGTCCTACCACCTCATAGGCATGACGGCGGTGACCCTGTTGCTCGACTGGCCGCTGGCGATCCTCGCCGGCTTCGCCGCGCAGTTGGGTCTGCTGGCGCTGGGGCGCCAGGAACTGGCGGCGTTGGGCGTGAACGGCGTGTTGCTGGTGCTATTGCCGGTGCTGATTACCGAGGCCTGCGCGTTGCGGGTGGAGCGGGCGCAGCCACGCAACCTGTTCGTCTACATCTTCTGCTGCGGCTTCTTTCCCGCGGCGTTGGCCGCCTTGCTCTGCGTCCTGTTCGGGCTCGGTGTGCTCTGGGTCGACGGGCTGTACCCCATGCCGCATTGGCTCGGCGATTTCGTCGGTTATCTCTGGTTGGTGGTCTTCCCCGAGGCGTTCACCAACGGGATGGTGGTCACGGCCCTGGTGGTGTTCTGTCCGGACTGGCTGGAAACCTTCAACCGTACGCGCTATCTATCGGCGCCCTGGAAGGATGACGAGAGATAG
- a CDS encoding DUF1780 domain-containing protein, whose translation MDDSDYLRLLTHQAEQANAFLSNARKWERERWVCQRLLQALNIDHRLEEFSAAEQEPPDVLFREASFEVFFVLDEGRRLNDEWRAELERRRSAFSLKQLVRREAKPRRIPAAELQARLAPTLRKKAHNYSERGLDLGELDLLAYVNLKRAVPDFNSHFPPPTEYLRQGWRSLSLVGPTFARVLFAHPDAPDFLRGNLGRSVLFDVGISL comes from the coding sequence ATGGATGACTCCGACTATCTGCGCCTGCTCACGCACCAGGCCGAACAGGCCAATGCCTTCCTCTCCAATGCCCGCAAATGGGAGCGCGAGCGCTGGGTCTGCCAGCGCCTGCTGCAAGCCCTGAACATCGACCACCGCCTGGAGGAATTCAGCGCAGCGGAACAGGAACCACCCGATGTGCTGTTTCGCGAGGCCAGCTTCGAGGTGTTCTTCGTCCTGGACGAAGGACGGCGCCTGAACGACGAATGGCGCGCCGAACTGGAGCGCCGGCGCAGCGCCTTCTCCCTGAAGCAACTGGTGCGCCGCGAGGCCAAGCCGCGGCGCATTCCTGCCGCGGAACTGCAGGCACGCCTAGCCCCGACGCTGCGCAAGAAGGCCCACAACTACAGCGAACGCGGCCTCGACCTCGGCGAGCTGGACTTGCTCGCCTACGTCAACCTCAAGCGTGCCGTACCGGACTTCAACAGCCACTTCCCGCCACCCACCGAGTACCTGCGCCAAGGCTGGCGCTCACTGTCCCTGGTGGGCCCGACCTTCGCCCGCGTGCTGTTCGCCCACCCAGACGCCCCGGATTTCCTGCGCGGCAACCTGGGCCGCAGCGTGCTGTTCGACGTGGGTATCAGCCTATGA
- a CDS encoding MOSC domain-containing protein — protein MSPLQSLLASVPQQGRVRWIGVRPQARGAMLELEAVEARREAGLTGDHSRPGPRNARQVTLIQWEHLAVIGALIGRTAERPLRAEELRRNIAVSGINLFSLKGRRFRLGQAILETTGWCQPCARLEERLGPGTFQAVRGHGGITARVVQGGIIRLNDILHVEPL, from the coding sequence ATGAGCCCGCTGCAGTCCCTGCTCGCCAGCGTGCCCCAGCAGGGTCGGGTGCGCTGGATCGGCGTGCGTCCCCAGGCGCGCGGCGCCATGCTCGAACTGGAAGCGGTGGAGGCCCGTCGCGAAGCCGGCCTAACCGGCGACCACAGCCGCCCAGGTCCGCGCAATGCACGCCAGGTGACGCTGATTCAGTGGGAGCACCTGGCGGTGATCGGTGCGCTGATCGGTCGAACCGCCGAGCGGCCGCTGCGCGCCGAGGAGCTGCGCCGCAATATCGCCGTCAGCGGCATCAACCTGTTCAGCCTCAAGGGCCGGCGCTTCCGCCTCGGCCAGGCCATCCTGGAAACCACCGGCTGGTGCCAGCCCTGCGCTCGCCTGGAGGAGCGCCTGGGTCCCGGGACCTTTCAAGCCGTACGCGGCCACGGCGGCATCACCGCCCGGGTCGTGCAAGGTGGCATTATTAGACTGAACGACATCCTTCACGTTGAGCCCTTATAA
- a CDS encoding DUF3094 family protein → MSSRLSPDDQQRVDQYLSAPQHRVQRPPFRVWRLLLVILAVVIGLGLLSRLLSRLAL, encoded by the coding sequence ATGTCCAGCCGCCTGAGCCCCGACGACCAGCAACGCGTCGACCAATACCTGAGCGCTCCGCAGCATCGGGTCCAGCGCCCCCCCTTCCGGGTCTGGCGCCTGCTGCTGGTCATCCTCGCCGTGGTCATCGGACTGGGCCTACTGAGCCGTCTACTGAGTCGATTGGCGCTATGA